The Patescibacteria group bacterium genome segment CAGATTTTGTTCACTCAAAAAATCCAGAAGCTGATCCAGATGACTTTATGCTGCCGCCGAGCCTCGAACACGAGGTCTTGGGCTGTGATCTCTGGGTTGAAGTCACCAAAATTTACTAATCCTAAATCTTTGGCCCGCGCTTTCTTTGGGTTTTCCAAGGGAGGCGGGGCGAGAGATATCTCTGTGGTTATCATAGAGGCACTGATCGGCGCGGCGGTGCATAGGTTAAGAAGTCTCTCAACATACAGATTATGGCAGAAGAAATTTGGAACCTTGATAGCTCGGAACCAGAGAAAAAAAAGGGCTGGTGGGAACGCAAGACGGGCGAGAAGCTCAAGACTCATGAAAAAATCTTAGGCATTATATTTCTTGTCGTCTTCCTCTTCGTATTTTATGTCACACTTGATGCCAACAAGTATCAGGCAGAAGTGCGCGTGATAGAAGGACAAGGAAGAGTCGGCGTAAACCCCACTACCGAAAAACTTGATTTTGGCGATCTCTCACAAGGTACGCGGTCAGCGCGCACGGTGACGATAAATAATTCAACACCGGTGCCGATGTTTGTCAGCGTATTGCGACTCGGATCAATCAGCGGTCTTATGACGCTTGAGAAAAATAATTTTATTCTTCGAAAAGGCCAAGAGCAACAGGTCGAGTTTACGGTCTATATGCCTGCTTCAGCGCCAGTCGGTACGAAATACACTGGTCGGGTATTCGTCTTTAAGATTCCCGCACCATTCTTTTAAGTCCTGATTATGAAGCGCGCGCTCTTTTTTCTCCTCAATCTTGCCGTGTATGTTGCCATTGTGGCTGGCGTGCTCTTTGGGTTGCCGCGATTTCTCTCGTGGTATCTGCATACGCCGTATCCTATGGCCGCGATTACCTCGGGCTCGATGTGGCCGGTACTCCACACGGGAGATTTGGTCTTTATCGAAGGCGTAGGCAAGGGTGATCTACGCATCGGTGACATTGTGGTATGGAAAAACCCGAGTGGGTTTACCATCCACCGTGTGGTGAGATTGGGAGAGAACACGCTGGTGACGAAGGGCGACGCAAACTTTACGGAAGACGACCCCGTAAAGTATGAAGATGTAGTAGGTCGCACACATCAGGTATGGGGCAAGAATGCTCGAATCCCGTACCTCGGGCACATTACTATGTATGCATCTCAACGCTAAGCTATGCCAAAGCGCATCGTGATTATGTCAGACATAAAAAAAATCAAACCTCGGGGCTCAAAGATTGAAATCTTTGAGCGTAATTCACGTGGCGCGTTTCGCGTTTTTCTTACTATTCAGAAACAACTTCTCGCGGGCTTCTTGGCGGTCACCTTAGTGTTGGCAAACGCGCACGCGTTCGTGGCATTTGAGGCGCATGTCGTTGATGTAAAGGCCGAGGTGGCACGCATCGATCCACCTGTCGTCACGCCTGCCGGTGGCGAGTACATCGAACCCGTTGATATCATCATTGACGATAGTGACACTGACGCGACGCATATTTTTTATACACTCACTTTCACTGCAGATCCGTTCGGTGCACCTGACCCCGTATGCGGAGATACCTTTGGTGGGCCAAAGCCGCAAGGCCCTTTGCAGGTCACACAAGACACCGTCATCAAAGCGATTGCGTGTGATGGCGCGGGCAGTGACGCGCATGGTAGTTTTGTAACGACAGAAATATATACATTCCCACATACCGCGGGTATGGTGCAGGGCTTTAAGTATCACGATGTTGATCGATCGGGCACGCTCACACCCGGTGATTTTCCAATAGCTGGTTGGCAGATTCAAATCGCCACTTCAACTTTTGCGACCTCAACGGTGACTAACGCGCAGGGATATTATTCATTTGCTGGTCTCGCACCCGATATTTATACGCTCGAAGAAGAGTCGCGCGACGGATGGGATTATATTAGCCCCAAGACAGTCAATGTGGTGATTTCAGGTACCGAGACTGAAGCGGTAGATTTTTTCAATGCTGAGAGCGCCTTTATGTGCAGCCCAAAGACAATCAACTGGACATCAGGACTCGCGGTACAAGCGGCAGGCGCGATCTCCGAGAACAATGATGATATCGCTCTCGCGTCCAATGTCACTATCAACGGTGATGCGCGTTCAAACGATGATATCGAACGCACCACGGGCGCGTCTAATGTGGCTATCAACGGTAGTGCTACCTCGACTGATCAGGTTGATGACGGCATCAATGTGTCAGAAGATATTTTGGAAAATGCCAGCACCGCAAACCTGCCTGATGTCATGATCAGCGAATGGAAAGCACGCGCGGCTGATGGTGGCGCTATCGCAGGGAGCTTTAACTTCCCGAACAATACCGTGGGTATTCAGATGGGTCCTACCGAAATCATGGGCAATGTGACCTTTGGTAGTGGTAATACGCTACTCGTCAAAGGCCCGATCTATATTCATGGCAATTTGAATATTGGGTCAAATACTGTTATCACACAAGACAATGGCTTTGGTAAAAAGTTCGTAGCAATTGTCGTTGATGGTACGGTTGATATCGGCTCCAATGTATCATTCAACGGTTCAATAGATGGTGGCGCGTTTCTCTTAATCTCGATCAAGGGCGCAGTAGCGGGTGACGATGCGGCCATTGAGACAGCTTCAAATAATTCTGATCTTGGCAAAGTAGTACTCTACGCATCAAATGGTGATATCCATGTACATTCAGATCGTACCATTTGGGCGGCATTTGCAGCTCATGGCACCGGCACTGACGCCGATGCTAACGCAGCGGTGCGTCTTGATTCCAATGTGACCGTCGATTATTCAGAGCTGCCATCTGAAATTTCCTGCGGACCGCGCCAACCATTTGAATCGACTTCGCATATTCTCATCAATGAATTTGTACCAAATCCATCAGGATCTGATCAGGGGACTGCAGGTGGCGCGCTCGATGGTGAGTGGGTAGAGCTCTTTAACCCAACCAACAGCTCAGTTGATGTGGCAAGCTGGTGGCTTTATGACGCGAGCAATGCAAATGAGCTCGAGATTAATGGCGTGCGCACCAATACGGGCGATACGATTATTCCTTCACATGGACGCCTTGTCGTGTATCGCGATGGTGATGGTGACTTTGAGCTCAACAACTCAACAGGTGATACGGTACGACTCTTTAGTGGTCCGGTAGGTAGCGGCGGTGTACTCGTCGATAGTCATACCTATACTGCAGTCGCTGGCGACAACAAATCTTTTGCACGCATTCCTGACGGCTCCTCAAACTGGATTGACCCCGAAGGTACGCCCGGCGAGGAAAATAATTTTTTCTTTACTCCTGACGCCTCTGTTCTTTTTAGTGATATCGCGGTGATATTCTTGTCTCGCGAAACCCTTGATCTGACACCTCCTGAGTTTTCTCCAGTCTCTGAACCCACGCCTGCGAGCGAGGCGGCAACGATCGCGCCCGAAGAAGAAAAGGCAAAGGTTGAAGAGCCTGCAGTAGCGATTGTGGAAGAAGCGCCCGTAAACAATGGCGACGACGGTACACCTCCTACTGAAAATACCGAAGTAACAGAGACGGCAGAAACTCCAGAAGTGTCCACGCCCCCAGCAGAGATTACTCCAGAAGAAACTCCCGCACCGTTAGTAGAGGCACCAGCACCAGAAGCGCCTGCTCCTGTAGCCGAATCGCCAGCGCCAGAAGTAAGCACGGGGGAGACACAATAATATGAAAAAACTTTTACAGCCAAAAGTATTGGGCGCGCTCGGCGTGTTGATTATCGTCGGTGTACTGGTAAGCACTGTGCAGGTAGGCGCGCAGGTAGTCTCTATCGATGCGAATCTTTCGATCTCGCCAAATATTATTTCGTTTGAAACGGTATTTCCCGGCGAAGTACACTATAAGCCCTTGGTAGTAAATCTTTCAGACTCATTTTTGGGCGAGGATATTTTGGATGATGTAGAGTATCGCATTGTACAAAAACCAAAACCGCGCATCGATTCGCCCGAGGAGCGCGAGTATTGCAGCCATTTCCCCAATGACCTTACTCGTTGCTATCCGTCGCTTTGCCCGTATCTTTCAAAAACCGCTGACAATACGCCAGCCAACGATACAAGCATTCCTGCGTATCATGACCCTGATGCGCCATCGAGCATTGCGTACGGGCGCCTTGCAAAATCTGACAACGATATCGAAGACAATTGGGTGATTGATCTGCATACGCCGTGTTTTCGTGGCCAGTGTGATCAGACCAACTCCGTGCCCGAACATTATCAGCTTGACCCATCAATGAATGGTCAAGTATTTGGTTGCGATCTCGTGGTAGAAGTGTTGAGTATTAGTTACAACAAAAAGTGCCCGACCTGCGAGCTCGGTCCCGATGGTCAGCCTATTGTTATTGAGGTAGCAAATGACATCTCGATTGATTTCAATCAAAACCCACCTGCGTATATTGGTGACCCCGCGTTACAGCCATATTTTATGTATAGCAAAGCGAGTTCAACGCCCTCGGGGTGGAATGCCATCTTTGATACCGGCGGCAAATCAATACATTTTGGATCGGGCGTGACGCTGACCACTGTGCCGGTAGGCACTGGCAATTCGAAATACGCGCCGGGTATTATGATCAAAACCAAGTGTGATCTTGTCGCTGACGCGAGTTCAGAGATTATCGTACATTCGACTAACCAAGACGCAGGCGATATCGTCATCAACACGGGCCACAATGCCAAGATCAATGGTTTGATCCGCAATCAGCAAGGCGCGTCACTGAGGCGTCCTGGCAATATCACGGTTGCCGCGTGGTGCGGAGACATCACTCAAGGTAAAGACGGTTGGGTAGATGATTGGGGTAGGCATGCGGGTGCGCGCACTATCAATTTGCTCGCGTGTGATGTAGGCAATATTGAAATCAACGGTTTAGTATTGGGTCGTGCATCTATCAATTCACCAAATCCAAAATCACAGCCAAAGATCAATGTCGCATCGTTTGCCGGATCCGTGGCAGTCAATGCCAATACTACGCAACCTCTCTATCCGCATTTCTCATACAGTGGTTCTACCAAGAGCATGTGGGGAGGACTCATCTCATGGATCTCAGGACACTATAAACCCGGCGCAGTGCGCGTGCAGGCAGAAAAAGATATCACGGTGCGAGGTCATGGCAAAGGTACCTATGATAGCTTTGGTGCAATATCGGCAAAGGCGTTCTCGAGCGGTTCCAATGGCGGTCTTGTGGATGTACGATCTCTTTCGGGAAATATTTCAGGTAGCGATCGGGCGTTTGATGTAGAGGCGCGTAATGCCAACGATACTATTCCGTACGGCGCTATCAATCTCGCAAGCGGTAAAAATATTTTTCTCTCGCGCCTCGGTCTCAATGCTGACTTCGGCCCGACACTCGATGCGCGCTCAAGCGGTGGCGGCAGTCATGGCGGTTCCAACTTTATCCGTGCGTATCAGGGAGCCGTTACCAATGGCACCAACAGCGTTATATCTGCCGATGCAACCGGTACCAATAGTACTGATGGCACTAATAATCTGACTTCGTGTACAGGCGTTACCAACACCGGCACGATATTTCCAGCAGACGCCAATGGTGTTGATAATATAGGTGCGTGCGCGGACGCAGAACCCCAGCCAATGTGGCAAAGCTGTGCCGATTTCGGTCTTAACCCTTAATAATTCATAATTTTCAATACTCGGTAGGGTATTGACAAACAAGTAAATATAGTGTACAATGCCTTTCAGTTGTAACTTGATTTTTCGTGTTCCAAAACCATAGATCCCAGTAAGTCCTAGCCAAAAGGCAGGCATGGGAAGAAGGAGGAGAAAAGATGCAGACGAAGTTTGTGGTGTGGGCGTTCACGCTGTTCGCGACGCTCATCGGTGTGAACTGGGCGTTCAGTCTCTTGAGCGCCAAGAGCGACATCCAAGTGTTGCTCGGGTTCGCGCTCATCGTGGTCATCGTGGCGCTCTGGCTGCCGCGCGGTCGCAAAGCGGCGGCCCGCGGGCTCGAGTATCTCAAGGAGTACTTGAGTGTCGCGCTCATCATCACGGCCGTCGGCATGATGGGCGGATGCACGCGCATCGAGCCCGGTCACGTGGGCATCGTGGTCAACCAGATGGGGTCGGAAAAGGGGGTGCAAGACTATACCGCCCAGACCGGCGTCATCTGGTACAATCCGGCCACGCAGGATGTCCTCGAGTACCCAACCTTCGTCCAGACCGCGGTCTGGACGCACAACACGCAGGAGGGTAGTCCGAACAACGAGGAGATCATCTTCTCGGACAAGGACGGCCTCGCCATCGCGATCGACCTTTCGATCTCGTGGTACCTCGACGCGGCCAAGGTCCCGTCGTTCTACGTGAAGTTCAGGTCGGACGATCTGGAGACCTTCACGCACGGGTTCCTGCGGAATGTGGCGCGTGATCACTTCAATGATGTCGGCCCGCTCTATGGTGCCGAGCAGCACATGGGCGTCAAGCGCGAAGAGTTCATGCTCGCTGTCAGGAAGCGGGTCAATGACCAGCTCGCGCAGTACGGCGTGGTCATCGAGCAGTTCGGTGTGATCGGTGCGCCGCGTCCGCCCGAAGCCGTCACCACCGCGCTCAACGCGAAGGTGAAGGCGACGCAGGATGCGATCCGTGTCGAGAACGAGCTCCGGCAGGAAACGGCCGAGGCTCAAAAGGCGGTCGCCAAGGCAAACGGCACGGCGGCCGCGCGGCTCTTGAATGCCAAGGCGGAAGCCGAGGCAAACTTGCTCGTGGCGAAGTCGATTACGCCCGAGCTCATCCAGTGGCGCGCCATCGAGAAGTGGAATGGCGCCCGCCCTATGGTGGAGGGGGTGGGGAGTGGGATGATCTTACAGATCCCACCACTGTCAGCTCCCGCCGCGAAGTAGTCAGGCGGTACGGTAGGAACACACAAAGTAGTAAAGCCCTCGGTAAGAAATGCGCGCAGCGCAAATCTTGCCGAGGGCTGTTTTTTATTCAGCTTTTAGATATCGCTCAAAGGGTTTATCGAGCGCGTAGAGTTTATCGCGCGCTGCGCGGTCGCAAGCGGCACGGAGTGGCTCACCAAAATATTTACATGCCTCTATCGCGCGTGCTTCGTGCGCGTCTGCTAGTTTTTCGATAACACCCTCAATACATACGATTTTGTCATCTAAATCTCCAGCGTTGCAGATGCTTGGCAAAAGATCGGGGTAGTTCTCGACGGTGCCCATATACATAAACCCAAGTCCGCGAAAACATCCGCGTCGCTGGAGGCCGGGGAGTGCGAGGCATTTTTCGGATGCTTCCCCAAAACTTTTCGTCTTGCCAATAAAGTGCCGCGCTTTGTAGGTCCAGCATACGGCTGTGTAGGGCGTGGTGTCGTCGCACACAAGGTCGTATTTATTCATATCAAACTCCATATAGGTGCCTCCCGCGCAGTAAAATTTGAGCGGCAGGGTAGGGAATGATTCGCAGAGCGGCAACGCGATGTCAGGGCGATAGTCAGCAAGATAGGTAAACGCATGTCCGATGCCATGGGCACAGTTGCCTGGCCGATGGTCTTGCGCGGTCGCACAAATATCGCTTACTTTGGCGGAGAGGTCCGCGAGCTTTATATGTTGGCCATCTTTGATGCCAGCGGCGTTGTCAGCGCCAAGTGCCGCCATGAGTACGCCATGAAAACATCCTTCGGTACATGATTTACCACACTCGCGAAATGCTTCGCCTATATCTTTGGTATGCGCGTAGACCACTTTACCGAGTTCGTGTGTCTGCCCATGGCAAATACCTGAGGTACTTTCGATAGCTGTTGCCATTTGATTTGCAGTGAGTTTGCCATAATACTTCTCAAAAAGGGCATGATGCTCACTCGGCGACGCATCACGAAACTCTTGGGTAAAAAACGCTAGTGTATTGGCGTACCAAAAAAAGGACGCAAGGGCGCCCAGAGTTGTGAGTATCATCGTACCAACAAGCAATCTCCGCATGTCATTATCCGTAGCGTATTTTTGCCGGCACGGCAATCATGTGACTTTTTATCAACAAGGGGTTTTTGTTTGTACCTTGCTATACTAATGGCATGGAAGAAAGCCAAAAGACGCGCCTTCCGCTTCTTGTCCTTACCGTTATTTTGACAGCAGTGTTTGCCATCGGGCTCCGATGGGTGTTTTTCGCGTCTCCCTCGACCGATAGCGCCTTCTTCTATTTGTATGACTATGCGGTGGGTCTTACTATGATCTTTTTGCCGTGTACGCTGCCGCTCGCGTTTGTGGTGGTACCACTCGCGATGGGCAAAGGCTATATACGAGGTATTGGTATTGCGGCCGCTTTTGCCGCGGGCGTGACGCTCACACTCAGTTTTTACGGAGCGTTGTTAGGTGCCATCGGTCAGACATTTTTGGGCAGTGCTGAGACGGCAAAAAATTGGATGTATATGTTTGCGGGCGCCATGGGGCTTTTGTTTGCATTTCATGATATTGGTTTGCGTGGGTTCAAGATGCCAACCTACAGTGGCGCGTTTCCTGACTTTATCCAAAAACAACAAGAATTTGTAAAAGCGTTTTTACTCGGACTCTTTTTGGGCAATGTGGGCGTGGGGTGCCCCAATCCGCTTTTCAATGGTGTCATAATCCCGCAGATTTTGGTGAGCGGCAGCGCGTTTCAGGGGTGGCTCATCATGGTAGTACAGGCGCTCGGGCGCGTGACGCCACTCTTTATACTGACTTTTTATGCAATTTTGGGCGTAAACGCCACCGGATTTTTGGTAAAACACCGCACCAAAGTCGAGAAATCAACTGGTTGGGCAATGATCTTTATCGCGGGTTTTCTCTTTACCCTCGGTACTTTTACTCATGATTGGTATGTCTATTCAGGCATTCATACATACCTAGAGAGCGTGACGCAAGAGGAGGCGATTACGACCATTTTAGGGTCAAATATAGGCAAACTCGGCCATGCGCATGAAGCTCCTCCCCCCGGTAATCTATGGATTGGGAGTTATATAATGGTGACTATTTGGCTTGTGCCGTTTGTCTGGCTTTGGTTACGCAAGCGCCGCGAGGCATATGCGGCACCTGAGGCGGAGCGAGATCATAAGATACACGACTCGCGTACCTATCTCAGTTTTATCGTTTGGCTTGCAGTCGGTCTTTATACGCTTTTTGGATGGGTACTACCGCACAATTTCCAATTTCATACGAAGCATATGGATATGGCGACAGTTTTCAATAGCAGTGTGAATACTGATCCTATCATGTCTAAGCCGGGCGAGATGACAAAGATATCAATTGCGCTCAAAGATGAAAAAGGTTTGCCCCTTCAAGATCTCAAAGAAGAGCACGAGCGTTTGATACATGTCATCATTGTCTCCGAAGATTTGAAGACCTTTATGCATGTTCACCCTGATGATTTTGGACCAATCACCGACGAGATGCGCGCCAAGGGAGAGTTTCCGATATATGTTACATTCCCAAGGGCCGGTACCTATTCACTCGCGACCGGATTTTCGCATAAAAATCACGAGGGCACCGTGCGCAATACTATAACTGTTGTAGGTGGCAAGCCAGAACCAGTAGCGATTGTAAAAAATATCATGCGCGAAGAAAAGTTCAAAGGATTCGCTGTCAGTCTCAAGACAAATCCAGATCAAATCCAGTCAGGCGTGCCCGCACACCTCGAATATACGATGACTGACGATAGCGGTAAGCCAGTGGGCGATATGGTCTCATATCTCGGCGCGCCCATGCATCTGGCTATTTGGAGCTATGACCTTGGCTATTTCCTCCATACACACGGTGAAGTACCGGGCTATGGTCACCAGGTGCCCGCAGATGCGTCATTTGGTCCTATGATCGATGCACATACCGCTTTCCCGTATCCGGGGCTTTATCGTGTATTTGCGCAGTTCTCGCGTGATGGCGATGTTTACACCACTACCTTTGATATCGCGGTTACCCAAGGACCCGAAGGTGCCACCATGATGGAGGCAGGTGCGCATAACCACTAATTTTTATGGATATTTTCGGAATACTTTGGGCGGCATCGCTTTTGTTTTTTATAGTAGGCCCGTCACTTGCTGGCATTGCATTTCGTAAAAAGAAAATAACACTCGTGCAGGCGTTGATCGCAGGTCTTTTAGCGCTCACTATATCTGCAGCATTAATCTGGTCACTTATCGTATTTAGTGTTTAGAATGGCATATGCCTGGATTTGAAGGACGCCCCACCCTCGGTTTCCATCTTGAACAAAAGCCCGAGATACGACCTCAATACAAAGCAGAACTCAAGGCGCTTTTACGCTTGGAGCAAGCTTTGCGTCATCCAGAAATGCCTGATGCCGTGCGTGGTTTTGAGGGGATTAAGGTAGGCAACGCGATTTTGAAAGAAAAAGGAGTATCAGGCGTGCTGATAGGCGGCCTTGCCGAGGCCGTATGGCGCTCTGCGAGGCCGCAGGATCTCGCGCGTCGCAAAGATACCGATATTTTGGTACTGACTCCAGATGCCGAGCTTGAAGATTTTGAAGGCGGTATTGACTGGTGGACGCGTAAAGAAGAGCATCTTGAAGTGAGTGGTGAGTTTGGTAAGAGCACAGGACCCATTAGATGGTGGGAAAATGCCAATGGAATCGTGCTCGGTTTTCGTCCCGAGGTGACCGGTGAGCTCGAGTCAGGTCTTTATGTATTGTCTCCCGAAGAGGTCATCTCGATGCGTCTCAATGAAACGACAGCTCAACTTGGCAATGCCGATGTAGAGCAGGAGTCACTCGCGCTTTTTGAGACAGCAATACTAAAGCGTCTTGGTAGGCAGCTCATGGTGCCAGAGGTTGCTGATGCCGTTGGGGGTAGAATCTTATCGCAAGGACACGGGTATCGTAAAGCTCAAGATACCGAAATAAAAAGCTTCCGTATGCCTACTGCAGACTACGGAGCTATCAAAAAGTTTAAAGAAGGAAGCGAGTAGGGGCTACTTTGCTGTAGCTGAATAGCCGAGCTCGGAGACCGATTTTTGGATTTGCTCTACGGTCACTTTTGAA includes the following:
- a CDS encoding signal peptidase I, which translates into the protein MKRALFFLLNLAVYVAIVAGVLFGLPRFLSWYLHTPYPMAAITSGSMWPVLHTGDLVFIEGVGKGDLRIGDIVVWKNPSGFTIHRVVRLGENTLVTKGDANFTEDDPVKYEDVVGRTHQVWGKNARIPYLGHITMYASQR
- a CDS encoding lamin tail domain-containing protein — translated: MPKRIVIMSDIKKIKPRGSKIEIFERNSRGAFRVFLTIQKQLLAGFLAVTLVLANAHAFVAFEAHVVDVKAEVARIDPPVVTPAGGEYIEPVDIIIDDSDTDATHIFYTLTFTADPFGAPDPVCGDTFGGPKPQGPLQVTQDTVIKAIACDGAGSDAHGSFVTTEIYTFPHTAGMVQGFKYHDVDRSGTLTPGDFPIAGWQIQIATSTFATSTVTNAQGYYSFAGLAPDIYTLEEESRDGWDYISPKTVNVVISGTETEAVDFFNAESAFMCSPKTINWTSGLAVQAAGAISENNDDIALASNVTINGDARSNDDIERTTGASNVAINGSATSTDQVDDGINVSEDILENASTANLPDVMISEWKARAADGGAIAGSFNFPNNTVGIQMGPTEIMGNVTFGSGNTLLVKGPIYIHGNLNIGSNTVITQDNGFGKKFVAIVVDGTVDIGSNVSFNGSIDGGAFLLISIKGAVAGDDAAIETASNNSDLGKVVLYASNGDIHVHSDRTIWAAFAAHGTGTDADANAAVRLDSNVTVDYSELPSEISCGPRQPFESTSHILINEFVPNPSGSDQGTAGGALDGEWVELFNPTNSSVDVASWWLYDASNANELEINGVRTNTGDTIIPSHGRLVVYRDGDGDFELNNSTGDTVRLFSGPVGSGGVLVDSHTYTAVAGDNKSFARIPDGSSNWIDPEGTPGEENNFFFTPDASVLFSDIAVIFLSRETLDLTPPEFSPVSEPTPASEAATIAPEEEKAKVEEPAVAIVEEAPVNNGDDGTPPTENTEVTETAETPEVSTPPAEITPEETPAPLVEAPAPEAPAPVAESPAPEVSTGETQ
- a CDS encoding prohibitin family protein encodes the protein MQTKFVVWAFTLFATLIGVNWAFSLLSAKSDIQVLLGFALIVVIVALWLPRGRKAAARGLEYLKEYLSVALIITAVGMMGGCTRIEPGHVGIVVNQMGSEKGVQDYTAQTGVIWYNPATQDVLEYPTFVQTAVWTHNTQEGSPNNEEIIFSDKDGLAIAIDLSISWYLDAAKVPSFYVKFRSDDLETFTHGFLRNVARDHFNDVGPLYGAEQHMGVKREEFMLAVRKRVNDQLAQYGVVIEQFGVIGAPRPPEAVTTALNAKVKATQDAIRVENELRQETAEAQKAVAKANGTAAARLLNAKAEAEANLLVAKSITPELIQWRAIEKWNGARPMVEGVGSGMILQIPPLSAPAAK
- a CDS encoding cytochrome c biogenesis protein CcdA, which codes for MEESQKTRLPLLVLTVILTAVFAIGLRWVFFASPSTDSAFFYLYDYAVGLTMIFLPCTLPLAFVVVPLAMGKGYIRGIGIAAAFAAGVTLTLSFYGALLGAIGQTFLGSAETAKNWMYMFAGAMGLLFAFHDIGLRGFKMPTYSGAFPDFIQKQQEFVKAFLLGLFLGNVGVGCPNPLFNGVIIPQILVSGSAFQGWLIMVVQALGRVTPLFILTFYAILGVNATGFLVKHRTKVEKSTGWAMIFIAGFLFTLGTFTHDWYVYSGIHTYLESVTQEEAITTILGSNIGKLGHAHEAPPPGNLWIGSYIMVTIWLVPFVWLWLRKRREAYAAPEAERDHKIHDSRTYLSFIVWLAVGLYTLFGWVLPHNFQFHTKHMDMATVFNSSVNTDPIMSKPGEMTKISIALKDEKGLPLQDLKEEHERLIHVIIVSEDLKTFMHVHPDDFGPITDEMRAKGEFPIYVTFPRAGTYSLATGFSHKNHEGTVRNTITVVGGKPEPVAIVKNIMREEKFKGFAVSLKTNPDQIQSGVPAHLEYTMTDDSGKPVGDMVSYLGAPMHLAIWSYDLGYFLHTHGEVPGYGHQVPADASFGPMIDAHTAFPYPGLYRVFAQFSRDGDVYTTTFDIAVTQGPEGATMMEAGAHNH